In Notolabrus celidotus isolate fNotCel1 chromosome 22, fNotCel1.pri, whole genome shotgun sequence, one genomic interval encodes:
- the paplna gene encoding LOW QUALITY PROTEIN: papilin (The sequence of the model RefSeq protein was modified relative to this genomic sequence to represent the inferred CDS: deleted 1 base in 1 codon), with product MLSLIPTMGTMKTLLSLVVFQLLLAPALMAPNVDHWDTWGPYGECSRSCGSGVTMRTRRCVTHRADGGHNCVGPDKSYRSCNIQDCPEGSKDFREEQCSQFDGTDFQGKRYKWLPYYGAENPCELNCMPRGENFFYRQRTTVVDGTPCHPGRRDVCVDGVCKRLGCDNILESPQQEDPCLQCGGNGQSCYRVHNTFTVRDLPNGYNQMFIIPVGATTISIRETVATRNYIAIKNLRGEYYLNGHWVIEFSRATPIAGTMLYYQRGAEGDNVPETIIGRGPTTEPLVVELISQEPNQGVEYEYYLPNGRSREGYYWSFGSWSTCSRECGSGYQSRLVFCTIDNESYPDYLCASLPRPQTNRTCNPHPCPQTRSWRTGEWNTCSVTCGGGSQVRRVECVSNDASGPRVVEDAVCAAYTEAPLSLQTCNMQQCAEYRASRWSACSVTCGSGQQTREISCIGSGGMRLEETSCSGLIRPTAARPCEMAACPSPRQISWQAGEWGLCSRSCGVGSRDRQVMCSDIEGNLYPVDQCSAHSKPSTVERCNTQSCYNPQTVPSVQDPRGHDNTQTGFQPIRPDQATPRRPETDPTQTNTVQDPHGNAPALHCSQSTYGCCPDGRTSAGGPRGLGCPRTATPTSVQPACIQTSYGCCRDGVTIAQGPNKEGCREYAAPAPTASPSLPTENAPQCRLTTYGCCFDRTTPAGGPNGESCPNPPNHIERSICSLPRAAGSCSAWTSRYHFDVLTSKCVHFWFGGCHGNTNNFMTRAECQRACQVPSTSQQGPGPIAPAAETPRRGSTAGRTPSAGGGGSRSGAGSTSGGGSRGGGAASGGSTGGSTSGGSTGGGSRNMGRIFTVQGGSAGGTGRQATSAAEHAHRARVHLRPRRPPQSTAAQHTGPAASLTLGGVSIDKSDPSTVEALSGQTVVLPCRVSPSPSSTTIVEWRRDGTPLSHNRHHQQPNGSLLVGPLTQSDSGWFLCLATRGRERDHRYIYLSVTEGSPPLAPTLLPGDSPVRRFSIERSSSSLLEMRSGQTARLSCRVVPPSALQSVNIQWTKDGQTIRDSRYTQHSDGTLIIGPLRSGDAGVFTCTASSQQQLEQRQLQLKVQTDLKITTAPNNIVVSEGSTALLPCVVSGDNVNIGWSRNGIPVRPDGRNILTSSDGSLILNNVKPSDEGTYTCNAYTGIYSVSATAEVRVTKETQGGGDVPPECVDQPELANCELIVYARLCSNSYYSSFCCASCTRHSQRNKRFGRQG from the exons ATGTTATCCTTGATCCCAACGATG GGAACAATGAAGACGCTCCTGTCTCTGGTAGTCTTCCAGCTGCTGCTGGCTCCAGCGCTCATG GCTCCCAATGTGGATCACTGGGACACGTGGGGTCCTTACGGCGAATGCAGCCGCAGCTGTGGCAGCGGAGTGACCATGAGAACCAGACGCTGTGTCACACACAG GGCTGATGGAGGACACAACTGTGTGGGACCAGACAAGTCTTACCGCTCCTGCAACATCCAG GATTGTCCAGAAGGCTCAAAGGATTTCCGTGAGGAGCAGTGCTCCCAGTTTGACGGCACCGACTTCCAGGGGAAACGCTACAAGTGGCTCCCGTATTATGGAG CTGAGAACCCCTGTGAGCTGAACTGCATGCCGAGAGGAGAGAACTTTTTCTATCGTCAGCGCACCACCGTGGTCGACGGGACGCCGTGTCATCCCGGGCGGAGGGATGTCTGTGTGGATGGAGTCTGCAAG CGTCTGGGCTGTGACAACATTTTGGAGTCTCCTCAGCAGGAAGACCCCTGCCTGCAGTGTGGGGGCAACGGACAGTCCTGCTACCGCGTCCACAACACCTTCACCGTGCGCGACCTGCCAAACG GCTACAACCAGATGTTCATCATCCCTGTCGGAGCCACCACCATCAGCATCAGAGAAACCGTAGCAACACGTAACTACATCG CCATCAAGAACCTGCGTGGGGAGTACTACCTCAATGGACACTGGGTAATCGAGTTCTCCAGAGCGACTCCCATTGCCGGCACCATGCTGTACTACCAGAGAGGAGCCGAGGGAGACAACGTCCCTGAGACCATCATCGGACGTGGCCCCACCACTGAGCCTCTGGTCGTTGAG CTGATCAGCCAGGAGCCAAACCAGGGAGTGGAGTACGAGTACTACCTCCCCAACGGACGCTCCAGAGAGGGATACTACTGGAGCTTTGGGTCCTGGTCGACCTGCAGCAGAGAGTGTGGATCAG GCTACCAGTCTCGTTTGGTCTTCTGCACCATCGATAACGAGTCCTACCCTGACTACCTGTGCGCATCTCTGCCCAGGCCTCAAACCAACCGGACATGCAACCCCCATCCATGCCCTCAGACCCGCAG CTGGAGAACCGGAGAGTGGAACACCTGCTCGGTTACCTGTGGTGGAGGCTCTCAGGTGCGCCGCGTGGAGTGCGTCTCCAATGATGCGTCTGGTCCCCGGGTGGTGGAGGACGCCGTTTGTGCCGCCTACACCGaggctcctctctctctgcagacctgCAACATGCAGCAGTGTGCAGAGTACAGAGCAAGTAGATGGAGCGCG TGCTCAGTGACCTGCGGCTCCGGACAGCAGACCAGAGAGATCTCCTGTATCGGCTCAGGAGGAATGAGACTGGAGGAAACGTCCTGCAGCGGTCTGATCCGCCCGACTGCCGCCCGACCCTGCGAGATGGCGGCCTGCCCAAGCCCGAGACAGATCAGCTGGCAGGCTGGAGAGTGGGGACTG TGCTCCAGAAGCTGCGGCGTCGGCTCCAGAGACCGTCAGGTGATGTGCTCTGACATAGAGGGGAACCTGTACCCTGTGGACCAGTGCAGCGCCCATTCCAAACCCTCCACTGTGGAGCGCTGCAACACCCAGTCCTGCTACAACCCACAGA CGGTTCCCAGTGTGCAAGACCCACGAGGACATGACAACACTCAGACCGGTTTCCAGCCTATCAGGCCAGATCAAGCAACAC CCCGCAGGCCGGAGACAGACCCGACCCAGACCAACACGGTCCAGGACCCCCACGGCAACGCCCCCGCCCTCCACTGCAGCCAGTCCACGTACGGCTGCTGCCCAGACGGACGCACATCAGCCGGCGGGCCTCGGGGTCTGGGCTGCCCTCGTACTGCAACTCCCACTTCTGTTCAGCCCGCCTGCATCCAGACCAG TTATGGCTGCTGCAGGGACGGAGTGACGATCGCTCAGGGCCCCAACAAGGAGGGGTGCCGCGAGTATGCTGCCCCTGCACCCACA GCGTCTCCGTCTCTTCCCACCGAGAACGCACCACAGTGCCGCCTCACCACCTATGGGTGCTGTTTCGACCGCACCACACCTGCAGGAGGACCCAACGGAGAGAGCTGCCCCAACCCACCCAACCACA TCGAgcgctccatctgctctctgCCTCGTGCTGCCGGCTCCTGCAGTGCCTGGACATCCCGCTATCACTTTGACGTCCTCACCTCCAAGTGTGTGCACTTCTGGTTTGGAGGCTGCCACGGCAACACCAACAACTTCATGACCCGGGCCGAGTGCCAGAGGGCGTGTCAGGTGCCTTCAACGAGCCAGCAGGGCCCGGGGCCGATCGCTCCCGCTGCAGAGACTCCCAGGAGAGGATCCACGGCTGGAAGAACCCCGTCagccggaggaggaggaagcaggtCTGGAGCTGGCAGCACATCAGGAGGAGGATCTAGAGGAGGTGGAGCCGCCTCAGGAGGATCTACAGGTGGATCCACGTCAGGAGGGTCTACAGGTGGAGGGTCACGCAACATGGGGAGGATTTTCACAGTCCAGGGAGGCTCCGCAGGCGGCACCGGCAGACAGGCTACGAGTGCAGCTGAACACGCACACAGAGCTCGAGTCCATCTGCGCCCCCGCCGA CCCCCACAGAGCACCGCAGCACAGCACACCGGCCCCGCCGCGAG TTTGACCCTGGGTGGAGTAAGCATCGATAAGTCGGACCCCTCCACTGTGGAAGCTCTGTCCGGTCAGACGGTGGTTCTTCCCTGCAGAGTCAGCCCATCACCGTCCTCCACTACTATCGTGGAGTGGAGGAGAGACGGCACCCCTCTGTCTCAtaacag GCATCACCAGCAGCCCAACGGCTCCCTCTTAGTCGGTCCTCTCACTCAGTCAGACTCCGGTTGGTTCCTGTGTTTGGCGACTCGAGGGCGTGAGAGGGATCACCGCTACATCTACCTGTCTGTCACAG agggaTCACCTCCTCTGGCTCCCACCTTACTGCCCGGAGACAGTCCCGTCCGTCG GTTCAGCATCGAGcgctccagctcctctctgctggagATGCGTTCAGGACAAACAGCCAGACTGAGCTGCAGGGTCGTTCCTCCGTCCGCTCTGCAGTCCGTCAACATTCAGTGGACGAAAGACGGACAGACCATCCGCGACTCCAG GTATACTCAACATTCAGACGGCACGCTGATCATTGGCCCTCTGAGGTCAGGCGACGCCGGCGTCTTCACCTGCACGGCCTCGTCccagcagcagctggagcagaGACAGCTGCAGCTCAAAGTCCAAA CCGACCTGAAGATCACCACAGCTCCCAACAACATCGTGGTGTCTGAAGGCAGCACGGCTCTGCTGCCCTGCGTGGTGTCAGGAGACAACGTCAACATCGGCTGGTCCAG aAACGGCATCCCGGTGCGTCCCGATGGTCGTAACATCCTCACCTCGTCTGACGGCAGCCTGATCCTGAACAACGTGAAGCCTTCAGACGAGGGAACGTACACCTGCAACGCTTACACCGGGATCTACTCTGTGAGCGCCACGGCTGAAGTCAGAGTCACTAAAGAAACACAAGGAG GTGGTGACGTTCCTCCAGAGTGCGTGGACCAGCCCGAGCTCGCCAACTGTGAGCTGATCGTCTACGCCCGACTCTGCTCCAACTCGTACTACTCCAGTTTCTGCTGCGCCAGCTGCACCCGACACTCACAGAGGAACAAAAGGTTCGGCCGGCAGGGTTAA